The stretch of DNA CGACGGCAGCGCCGCGATCACGGCCGCGAGGGTGATCCCCCACAGCATGAGTTTCTTCCAGAAAGGGAAATCGAGCATTGCCGCTGGTCTTGCCTTGGTCTCTTGTCGTCGGTCGGCCGGAGACGTGCCCCGGGGCGGGGTCAGTCGTTCGCGGCGCTGCCGCCGGGCGGGATGATGTCGCCGATGGTCGACTTGACCGCCTTCACCCGCACGCCCTGCGCGAGTTCGATGTCGGCGTAGGTATCGTCCACCTTGACCACCTTGCCCACGAGCCCGCCGGCAGTGACGACCTGGTCGCCCTTCTTGAGGCCGCCGATCTTTGCCTGGTGCTCCTTCTGCCGCTTCATC from Erythrobacter sp. encodes:
- the yajC gene encoding preprotein translocase subunit YajC, with protein sequence MIDILAAGAGAADAPPAWINLLPIVGMVLIFWFLIIRPQMKRQKEHQAKIGGLKKGDQVVTAGGLVGKVVKVDDTYADIELAQGVRVKAVKSTIGDIIPPGGSAAND